A window of the Longimicrobium sp. genome harbors these coding sequences:
- a CDS encoding ABC transporter ATP-binding protein: MSVYLRILRYLRPQRRLFGLAIVAMTIDNALDAFSFTLLIPFLDLLFNGGQTVARTSQAFGGGAVGRLLRWTVGGLVQGNEPMVALRNVVALLFLVYLLKNVANYIWSVLVTVIEGRVTRDLRNDIYAHLLRLGFPFFQRTRAGQVISRVTNDVDQMRALVTNNLAKLLSSIIQALVYVTMLLLLSWQLTLVALLFVPLTAMLWGRLRKRLRRGVMKVLDAVGEVASHVQETVSGIRLVKASGAEAFEEERFRALTRRHYKALVRNDRWRKFIPPATEMISAATILALLWYGTWLVLGARTLTPSELLAALMFAGKLAVPVKFIGNYPAQVQPGLAAAERAFELVDRPIEVIDRADAAPFPGFRRELRFERVGFAYSPDTPVLEEIDLSIRPGEVVALVGPSGAGKSTLADLVPRFHDPTSGHITLDGVDLRDLRLAEVRGILGIVTQETILFHDTVRANIAYGRTDAPQAEVEAAARAANAHEFIAALPSGYDTVLGEKGTRLSGGQRQRIAIARALLRNPPLLILDEATSALDTESERLVQQAIDEVMAHRAVLVIAHRLSTVRRADQIVVLDRGRIVERGTHDELLRLNGVYRRLYDLQFAVEDERAESPLVEAVD; the protein is encoded by the coding sequence ATGAGCGTCTATCTCCGCATCCTCCGCTACCTGCGGCCGCAGCGGAGGCTCTTCGGGCTGGCCATCGTGGCCATGACCATCGACAACGCGCTCGACGCGTTCTCGTTCACGCTCCTCATCCCCTTCCTGGACCTGCTGTTCAACGGCGGGCAGACGGTGGCGCGCACCAGCCAGGCGTTCGGCGGCGGCGCGGTGGGCCGGCTGCTGCGGTGGACGGTGGGCGGGCTGGTGCAGGGGAACGAGCCGATGGTGGCGCTGCGCAACGTGGTCGCGCTCCTCTTCCTGGTCTACCTGCTGAAGAACGTTGCCAACTACATCTGGAGCGTGCTGGTCACGGTGATCGAAGGGCGGGTGACGCGCGACCTGCGCAACGACATCTACGCGCACCTGCTGCGGCTGGGCTTCCCGTTCTTCCAGCGCACGCGCGCCGGGCAGGTGATCAGCCGGGTGACCAACGACGTGGACCAGATGCGGGCGCTGGTCACCAACAATCTGGCCAAGCTGCTGTCGTCCATCATCCAGGCGCTGGTGTACGTCACCATGCTGCTGCTGCTCTCGTGGCAGCTGACGCTGGTCGCCCTCCTCTTCGTCCCGCTGACCGCCATGCTGTGGGGGCGGCTGCGCAAGCGGCTGCGCCGCGGGGTGATGAAGGTGCTGGACGCGGTGGGCGAGGTTGCCAGCCACGTGCAGGAGACGGTGAGCGGGATCCGGCTGGTGAAGGCGTCGGGGGCCGAGGCGTTCGAGGAGGAGCGCTTCCGGGCGCTGACGCGGCGCCACTACAAGGCACTGGTGCGCAACGACCGCTGGCGCAAGTTCATCCCCCCCGCCACGGAGATGATCTCGGCGGCCACGATCCTGGCGCTGCTCTGGTACGGCACCTGGCTGGTGCTGGGGGCGCGGACGCTGACGCCGAGCGAGCTGCTGGCGGCGCTGATGTTCGCGGGGAAGCTGGCGGTGCCGGTGAAGTTCATCGGCAACTACCCGGCGCAGGTGCAGCCGGGGCTGGCCGCCGCGGAGCGCGCCTTCGAGCTGGTGGACCGGCCGATCGAGGTGATCGACCGGGCGGACGCGGCGCCGTTCCCCGGCTTCCGGCGCGAGCTGCGCTTCGAGCGCGTGGGCTTCGCGTACTCGCCCGACACGCCGGTGCTGGAGGAGATCGACCTGTCCATCCGCCCCGGCGAGGTCGTCGCCCTGGTCGGCCCCAGCGGCGCGGGAAAGAGCACGCTGGCGGACCTGGTCCCCCGCTTCCACGACCCGACCTCCGGGCACATCACGCTGGACGGCGTGGACCTGCGCGACCTGCGGCTGGCCGAGGTGCGGGGGATCCTGGGGATCGTGACGCAGGAGACCATCCTTTTCCACGACACCGTCCGCGCGAACATCGCCTACGGGCGCACCGACGCGCCGCAGGCCGAGGTCGAGGCAGCGGCGCGCGCGGCCAACGCGCACGAGTTCATCGCCGCGCTGCCGAGCGGGTACGACACGGTGCTGGGGGAGAAGGGAACGCGGCTCTCGGGCGGGCAGCGGCAGCGCATCGCCATCGCCCGCGCGCTGCTGCGCAATCCCCCGCTGCTGATCCTGGACGAGGCCACCAGCGCGCTGGACACCGAGAGCGAGCGGCTGGTGCAGCAGGCCATCGACGAGGTGATGGCGCACCGCGCGGTGCTCGTCATCGCCCACCGGCTGTCGACGGTGCGGCGCGCGGACCAGATCGTGGTGCTGGACCGCGGCCGCATCGTGGAGCGCGGCACGCACGACGAGCTGCTGCGGCTGAACGGCGTCTACCGGCGCCTGTACGATCTCCAGTTCGCGGTCGAGGACGAGCGCGCGGAGTCGCCGCTGGTCGAGGCGGTGGACTGA